The following proteins come from a genomic window of Venturia canescens isolate UGA chromosome 4, ASM1945775v1, whole genome shotgun sequence:
- the LOC122409857 gene encoding uncharacterized protein — translation MEYKYRLVMFISDKKEKEIDIVPTSWLENDEATDTLLCKFMPQPYTKKTISILHKMLKNCEKPLDEWPSFPVDLRGRASTYEEAEEKALLLEQKPYAYSTDSEKNAKKKAIQDKKSFKFKSLPLKDSLVLEKLSDISFDLNDNLMPIEVLEKEKSKNVTQATKTEIPRKKPSRQKLSDPVESSEKESSDNTSLESLNNSSIASPIKQNSQKSSGKFVAIKKKDILSASTSKHSEGLNSFQTDIHPQKCSTAFGNAKKNLPSTSTNQCFEDRLFKFFGEKLNSLNYKIGQIQGQILDLSAALNSIQNSIQTIKPTNDDIIDWNKNFTEEVLDFSLPCRNHDEFNKLNEEIATSEQFRKKLIRQILLSINKKTGLRRNMGQIIRKYMSRDLALSFTTSKAVTGKHVFSESKLYLCLKDAVSSVFKEEDGANLTEPTFKESVRIVFNNAKDWDGQGNIRKKNAQKT, via the exons ATGGAATATAAATATAGGTTAGTGATGTTCATaagtgataaaaaagaaaaggaaatcgATATTGTTCCTACGTCGTGGCTCGAAAATGATGAAGCTACAGACACATTGTTGTGCAAATTTATGCCGCAACcgtatacgaaaaaaacaatatccaTTCTAcacaaaatgttaaaaaactgTGAAAAACCACTAGACGAGTGGCCCAGTTTTCCGGTGGATCTCCGAGGAAGAGCTT CTACTTATgaagaagcagaagaaaaagCACTTTTACTGGAACAGAAACCGTATGCTTACTCAACAGATAGTGAGAAaaatgcgaagaaaaaagcaattcaggataaaaaaagtttcaaattcaaatctcTTCCATTGAAAGATAGTTTGGTTTTGGAAAAACTGAGTGACATAAGCTTCGACCTCAATGATAATTTGATGCCCATCGAAG TattggagaaagaaaaaagtaaaaatgtaaCTCAAGCAACGAAAACTGAAATTCCAAGGAAAAAACCATCTCGACAAAAGCTTTCCGATCCTGTGGAAAGTTCTGAGAAAGAATCTAGCGACAATACTTCATTAGAGAGTTTGAACAATTCTTCTATCGCATCACCAATAAagcaaaattctcaaaaaagtTCAGGAAAATTTGTcgctattaaaaaaaaagatatacTCTCTGCGAGCACCAGCAAGCATTCCGAGGGCTTGAATTCCTTTCAAACTGATATACATCCTCAAAAATGTTCAACAGCCTTTGGGAATGCCAAGAAAAATTTACCTTCGACTAGTACTAATCAGTGTTTCGAAG ATCGGCTGTTCAAATTCTTTGGGGAAAAGCTGAATTCATTGAATTATAAGATTGGCCAAATCCAAGGACAAATACTTGACCTGTCAGCGGCTTTAAATTCCATTCAAAACTCTATCCAGACAATCAAACCAACAAATGATGATATTATTGATTGGAATAAAAACTTCACTGAAGAGGTTCTTGATTTCTCACTTCCATGTCGAAATCATGATGAATTCAATAAACTCAATGAAGAGATAGCAACGAGTGAGCagtttcggaaaaaattg ATACGTCAAATACTATTGTCTATTAATAAGAAAACTGGCCTGCGGAGAAACATGGGtcaaataattcgaaaatacATGTCACGCGATTTAGCTCTTTCGTTCACAACATCGAAAGCAGTAACTGGCAAACATGTGTTCAGCGAATCCAAACTATACTTGTGTCTTAAAG atGCAGTTTCATCAGTTTTCAAAGAGGAAGATGGTGCGAATTTAACAGAACCAACATTTAAAGAATCTGTTCGAATCGTTTTTAACAACGCTAAGGATTGGGACGGCCAaggaaatattcgaaaaaaaaatgcgcaaAAAACTTGA